A region from the Citrobacter telavivensis genome encodes:
- the rppH gene encoding RNA pyrophosphohydrolase — MIDDDGYRPNVGIVICNRQGQVMWARRFGQHSWQFPQGGINPGESAEQAMYRELFEEVGLSRKDVRILASTRNWLRYKLPKRLVRWDTKPVCIGQKQKWFLLQLMSGDAEINMQTSSTPEFDGWRWVSYWYPVRQVVSFKRDVYRRVMKEFASVVMALQETTPKPQSTPAYRRKRG; from the coding sequence GTGATTGATGACGATGGCTACCGCCCAAATGTAGGTATCGTAATTTGTAATCGTCAGGGGCAGGTGATGTGGGCCCGGCGGTTTGGTCAGCACTCCTGGCAGTTCCCACAGGGTGGGATAAACCCAGGAGAATCAGCAGAACAGGCGATGTACCGGGAACTGTTTGAAGAAGTAGGGTTAAGCCGTAAAGATGTGCGAATCCTTGCCTCTACTCGCAACTGGTTGCGTTACAAGTTACCAAAACGTTTGGTGCGTTGGGATACAAAGCCGGTATGTATCGGCCAGAAACAAAAGTGGTTTCTTTTGCAGTTGATGAGCGGGGACGCGGAAATCAATATGCAAACCAGCAGCACTCCTGAGTTCGACGGCTGGCGTTGGGTAAGTTACTGGTACCCGGTCCGGCAAGTGGTTTCATTTAAACGCGATGTCTACCGCAGGGTGATGAAAGAGTTCGCAAGTGTTGTGATGGCGCTTCAGGAAACGACGCCGAAGCCGCAAAGTACACCTGCTTATCGACGTAAAAGAGGTTAA
- the ptsP gene encoding phosphoenolpyruvate--protein phosphotransferase, which produces MLTRLREIVEKVASAPRLNEALNILVTDICLAMDTEVCSVYLADHDRRCYYLMATRGLKKPRGRTVALAFDEGIVGLVGRLAEPINLADAQKHPSFKYIPSVKEERFRAFLGVPIIQRRQLLGVLVVQQRELRQYDESEESFLVTLATQMAAILSQSQLTALFGQYRQTRIRALPAAPGVAIAEGWQDATLPLMEQVYQASTLDPALERERLTGALEEAANEFRRYSKRFAAGAQKETAAIFDLYSHLLSDARLRRELFTEVDNGSVAEWAVKTIIEKFAEQFAALSDNYLKERAGDLRALGQRLLFHLDDSVQGPNAWPERFVLVADELSATTLAELPQDRLAGVVVRDGAANSHAAIMVRALGIPTVMGADIQPSVLHRRTLVVDGYRGELLVDPEPVLIQEYQRLISEENELSRLAEDDVNLPAQLKSGERVKVMLNAGLSPEHEEKLGSRIDGIGLYRTEIPFMLQSGFPSEEEQVAQYQGMLQMFNDKPVTLRTLDVGADKQLPYMPISEENPCLGWRGIRITLDQPEIFLVQVRAMLRANAATGNLSILLPMVTSIDEVDEARRLIERAGREVEEMIGYAIPKPRIGIMLEVPSMVFMLPNLASRIDFISVGTNDLTQYVLAVDRNNTRVASIYDSLHPGMLRALSMIAQEAERSDIDLRVCGEMAGDPMCVTILIGLGFRHLSMNGRSVARVKYLLRRIDYEEAKTLAQRSLEAQLATEVRHQVAAFMERRGMGGLIRGGM; this is translated from the coding sequence ATGCTCACCCGCCTGCGCGAAATAGTCGAAAAGGTGGCCAGTGCTCCGCGTCTTAATGAAGCGCTGAATATTCTGGTTACTGACATCTGTCTTGCGATGGATACAGAGGTCTGCTCGGTTTATCTGGCCGATCATGACCGGCGTTGTTATTACCTCATGGCGACGCGGGGGCTTAAAAAACCGCGCGGTCGCACTGTCGCACTCGCGTTTGATGAAGGTATCGTCGGCCTGGTTGGCAGGCTGGCGGAACCTATCAACCTTGCCGATGCGCAAAAACATCCCAGTTTTAAATATATCCCCTCGGTAAAAGAAGAGCGCTTCCGTGCCTTCCTCGGGGTGCCGATCATTCAGCGTCGTCAACTGCTGGGCGTCCTCGTTGTACAGCAGCGTGAACTGCGCCAGTATGACGAAAGTGAAGAATCTTTCCTCGTGACGCTCGCCACGCAGATGGCGGCGATCCTGTCACAATCTCAGCTTACCGCCCTGTTCGGCCAGTATCGCCAGACGCGTATTCGTGCGTTACCGGCGGCACCGGGCGTGGCGATCGCAGAAGGCTGGCAGGACGCGACGCTGCCGCTGATGGAGCAGGTGTATCAGGCCTCGACGCTGGATCCTGCTCTGGAGCGTGAGCGCCTGACCGGTGCGCTGGAAGAGGCGGCAAATGAGTTTCGCCGTTACAGCAAGCGTTTTGCCGCAGGCGCGCAGAAAGAGACCGCTGCGATATTCGATCTCTATTCACACCTGCTCTCCGACGCCCGCCTGCGACGCGAACTGTTTACCGAAGTCGATAACGGTTCGGTGGCAGAGTGGGCGGTCAAAACGATCATCGAAAAGTTTGCCGAACAGTTTGCCGCGCTGAGCGATAACTACCTCAAAGAGCGTGCGGGCGATCTGCGTGCGCTGGGTCAGCGACTGCTGTTTCATCTTGATGATTCCGTACAAGGGCCAAATGCCTGGCCAGAACGCTTCGTGCTGGTGGCTGACGAACTCTCCGCCACGACGCTGGCGGAACTGCCGCAGGACCGACTGGCGGGTGTTGTGGTTCGCGACGGGGCGGCCAATTCCCATGCTGCCATTATGGTGCGTGCGTTGGGCATTCCCACCGTGATGGGGGCTGATATCCAGCCGTCTGTACTGCACCGGCGTACGCTGGTGGTGGATGGCTATCGCGGTGAGCTGCTGGTCGATCCTGAACCGGTATTGATCCAGGAATATCAGCGGCTTATCAGTGAAGAAAACGAGCTTAGCCGTCTGGCGGAAGATGACGTCAATTTACCTGCACAGTTGAAAAGCGGCGAGCGGGTCAAGGTCATGCTGAACGCGGGACTCAGCCCGGAGCATGAAGAAAAGCTGGGCAGTCGTATCGACGGTATTGGCCTGTATCGCACCGAAATTCCCTTTATGCTGCAAAGCGGTTTTCCTTCTGAAGAGGAGCAGGTGGCGCAGTATCAGGGTATGTTGCAGATGTTTAACGACAAGCCAGTGACGCTACGAACGCTGGACGTTGGGGCGGACAAACAGTTGCCGTACATGCCGATCAGCGAGGAGAATCCCTGCCTGGGTTGGCGAGGGATCCGCATTACGCTCGACCAGCCAGAGATCTTCCTTGTCCAGGTCCGCGCCATGCTGCGCGCCAATGCGGCGACGGGCAACCTGAGTATTCTGCTGCCGATGGTAACCAGTATTGACGAGGTGGATGAAGCGCGCCGCCTGATTGAACGTGCCGGGCGTGAAGTGGAAGAGATGATCGGTTACGCGATCCCGAAACCGCGTATCGGCATCATGCTCGAAGTGCCGTCGATGGTCTTTATGCTGCCGAATCTGGCAAGTCGTATCGATTTTATCTCCGTCGGCACGAACGATCTGACTCAGTACGTGCTGGCGGTGGATCGCAACAATACGCGCGTCGCCAGCATCTACGACAGCCTGCATCCGGGGATGTTACGTGCGCTGTCGATGATTGCGCAGGAAGCCGAGCGCAGCGATATCGACCTGCGCGTGTGTGGCGAAATGGCGGGCGATCCGATGTGCGTGACCATCCTGATTGGGCTGGGTTTCCGCCATCTCTCAATGAACGGTCGCTCCGTGGCGCGCGTGAAATACCTGCTGCGCCGTATTGATTACGAAGAGGCAAAAACGCTTGCCCAGCGTAGCCTTGAGGCGCAACTGGCAACGGAAGTGCGCCATCAGGTGGCGGCGTTTATGGAGCGTCGCGGGATGGGTGGTCTGATCCGTGGAGGGATGTAA
- a CDS encoding prolipoprotein diacylglyceryl transferase, giving the protein MTSSYLHFPEFDPVIFSIGPVALRWYGLMYLVGFIFAMWLATRRANRPGSGWTKNEVENLLYAGFLGVFLGGRIGYVLFYNFPLFLDNPLYLFRVWDGGMSFHGGLIGVILVMIIFAKRTKRSFFQVSDFIAPLIPFGLGAGRLGNFINGELWGRVDPNFSYSMLFPGSRTEDILLLQTNPQWQSIFDTYGSLPRHASQLYEMALEGVVLFIILNLFIRKPRPMGSVSGLFLIGYGAFRIIVEFFRQPDQQFTGEWVQYISMGQILSIPMIVAGVVMMMWAYRRRPQQHVS; this is encoded by the coding sequence ATGACCAGTAGCTATCTGCATTTTCCGGAATTCGATCCGGTCATTTTCTCAATTGGGCCCGTTGCACTTCGTTGGTACGGCTTAATGTATCTGGTGGGCTTCATTTTCGCGATGTGGCTGGCGACGCGTCGTGCCAATCGCCCTGGCAGTGGCTGGACTAAGAATGAAGTCGAAAACTTACTCTATGCAGGTTTCCTCGGGGTCTTCCTCGGTGGGCGTATTGGCTACGTACTGTTCTATAACTTCCCGCTGTTCCTGGATAATCCGCTCTACTTGTTCCGCGTCTGGGACGGGGGCATGTCCTTCCACGGTGGCCTGATTGGCGTGATTCTGGTGATGATTATTTTCGCCAAACGCACGAAGCGCAGTTTCTTCCAGGTCTCTGATTTCATTGCTCCGCTGATCCCCTTTGGCCTGGGGGCCGGGCGTCTGGGCAACTTTATCAACGGCGAACTGTGGGGCCGTGTCGACCCGAATTTCTCTTACTCCATGCTGTTCCCTGGGTCACGCACCGAAGATATTCTGCTGCTGCAAACCAACCCGCAATGGCAATCCATTTTCGATACCTACGGCTCCTTGCCGCGTCACGCGTCTCAACTCTATGAGATGGCGCTGGAGGGGGTAGTGCTGTTTATCATTCTTAACCTGTTTATTCGTAAACCGCGCCCGATGGGGTCCGTCTCCGGGCTGTTTTTGATTGGCTATGGCGCGTTTCGTATCATCGTTGAATTCTTCCGTCAGCCGGATCAGCAGTTCACCGGCGAATGGGTACAGTACATCAGCATGGGACAGATCCTCTCGATTCCGATGATTGTCGCTGGTGTTGTCATGATGATGTGGGCCTATCGCCGTCGCCCACAGCAACACGTTTCCTGA
- the thyA gene encoding thymidylate synthase — MKQYLELMQKVLDEGTQKNDRTGTGTLSIFGHQMRFNLQDGFPLVTTKRCHLRSIIHELLWFLQGDTNVAYLHENNVTIWDEWADENGNLGPVYGKQWRAWPTPDGRHIDQITTVLNQLKNDPDSRRIIVSAWNVGELDKMALAPCHAFFQFYVANGKLSCQLYQRSCDVFLGLPFNIASYALLVHMMAQQCDLEVGDFVWTGGDTHLYSNHMEQTHLQLTREPRALPKLVIKRKPDSLFDYRFDDFEIEGYDPHPGIKAPVAI, encoded by the coding sequence ATGAAACAGTATTTAGAACTGATGCAAAAAGTGCTGGATGAAGGCACACAGAAAAACGACCGCACCGGAACCGGAACGCTTTCCATTTTTGGTCATCAGATGCGTTTTAACCTGCAGGACGGATTCCCGCTGGTGACGACAAAACGTTGCCACCTGCGCTCCATCATCCATGAACTGCTGTGGTTCCTGCAAGGTGACACCAACGTGGCCTATCTGCACGAAAATAACGTCACCATCTGGGACGAATGGGCGGATGAAAACGGCAATCTGGGCCCGGTGTACGGCAAACAGTGGCGTGCCTGGCCGACGCCGGATGGTCGCCACATTGACCAGATCACGACCGTGCTGAACCAGTTGAAAAATGATCCCGATTCGCGCCGTATTATCGTTTCGGCGTGGAACGTCGGCGAACTGGACAAAATGGCGCTGGCACCGTGCCACGCGTTTTTCCAGTTCTATGTCGCGAACGGCAAGCTCTCCTGCCAGCTGTATCAGCGCTCCTGCGACGTGTTCCTCGGCCTGCCGTTTAACATCGCCAGCTATGCGCTGCTGGTACACATGATGGCGCAACAGTGCGATCTGGAGGTTGGCGATTTCGTCTGGACCGGTGGTGACACGCATCTGTACAGCAACCACATGGAGCAGACGCACCTGCAACTGACTCGCGAACCGCGCGCGCTGCCGAAGCTAGTGATCAAACGTAAACCCGATTCTCTCTTCGACTACCGCTTCGACGATTTTGAAATCGAAGGTTACGACCCGCATCCGGGGATTAAAGCGCCGGTTGCTATCTAA
- a CDS encoding prepilin peptidase-dependent protein encodes MNTQQGYTLIETLVAMLIIVSLSATGLYGWQQWQQQQHLWQTACQLRDFLLQLREDANWHNRDHIITAIREDASWCLVSSTASRNTCTPRSALVFVPLWRDVDLVGVTASLAFYGQRNTAWPGNIRLKNTAGEWRVVVSPWGRIRLCERDDTQGCR; translated from the coding sequence ATGAATACACAGCAGGGCTATACGCTCATCGAAACGCTGGTCGCGATGCTTATTATTGTCAGCCTGAGCGCAACGGGTCTCTACGGCTGGCAGCAGTGGCAGCAACAGCAACATCTCTGGCAGACAGCCTGTCAGCTGCGCGATTTCTTGCTGCAGCTACGGGAGGACGCCAACTGGCATAACCGCGACCACATCATTACCGCCATCAGGGAGGACGCGTCATGGTGTCTTGTCAGTTCGACAGCCTCACGAAATACCTGTACGCCGCGCTCTGCGCTCGTTTTTGTGCCGCTCTGGCGCGATGTCGATCTCGTCGGGGTCACCGCCTCGCTGGCGTTTTATGGTCAACGCAATACCGCGTGGCCGGGGAATATTCGCCTGAAAAATACGGCAGGAGAGTGGCGAGTGGTGGTTTCGCCCTGGGGACGCATTCGCCTGTGCGAACGCGACGATACCCAGGGCTGTCGGTGA
- a CDS encoding prepilin peptidase-dependent protein, with product MSVSERGFSLLEVLIAMAISSVLLLGAARFLPALQRDILQQTRKLALEDDVWQRVYTVAKHLQRAGYCHGSCRGEGVNIAEAGQCVIVQWDANANGIWETEPVKEAEQTGFRLNDNVLETQRGAKTCGGKGWDKMTDPDVVQITAFEVTRQDIAGFAPELTLHLRGSSRADPQTVADARYSVSGFNL from the coding sequence CTGTCGGTGAGTGAGCGTGGTTTTTCTCTGCTTGAGGTACTGATTGCGATGGCAATCAGTAGCGTACTGTTGTTGGGGGCTGCCCGGTTTTTACCGGCGTTACAGCGCGATATTTTGCAGCAGACCCGCAAACTCGCGCTGGAGGATGACGTGTGGCAGCGGGTGTATACCGTCGCGAAGCACCTTCAACGCGCGGGATATTGTCACGGTAGTTGTCGTGGCGAAGGGGTAAACATTGCCGAGGCGGGCCAGTGCGTTATCGTACAGTGGGACGCAAACGCGAATGGTATCTGGGAAACCGAGCCGGTAAAGGAGGCTGAACAAACCGGATTTCGTCTGAATGACAACGTGCTGGAGACGCAGCGCGGCGCGAAAACGTGCGGCGGAAAAGGATGGGATAAAATGACCGATCCTGATGTTGTGCAGATTACGGCATTTGAGGTCACGCGCCAGGATATCGCGGGCTTTGCACCCGAACTGACCTTACATCTGCGCGGCAGTAGTCGGGCAGATCCGCAAACCGTGGCCGACGCGCGCTACAGCGTCAGCGGCTTTAATTTATGA
- a CDS encoding DUF2509 family protein — translation MNRERGVSSLALVLMLLVLGSLLLQGVNQQQSSFASRVAIESQALQRQAVVQSAMEWGRMQQWSVNSDKPCRYYGEDNVAVCLRRLADSRALLIANYQGTSVWREGEQKEEFVIFSPHGWSDFCPLREAALCQIP, via the coding sequence ATGAATCGCGAGCGGGGCGTTTCCTCTCTGGCGCTGGTTCTGATGCTGTTGGTCCTCGGTAGCCTCCTGTTGCAGGGCGTTAATCAGCAGCAGAGCAGTTTTGCTTCGCGGGTGGCGATAGAAAGTCAGGCTTTGCAGCGCCAGGCTGTCGTGCAGTCAGCCATGGAGTGGGGCAGGATGCAGCAATGGTCAGTAAACTCCGATAAACCGTGTCGGTACTATGGAGAGGACAATGTTGCTGTTTGCCTGCGCAGACTCGCTGACAGTCGCGCGTTGCTTATTGCCAACTATCAGGGAACGTCCGTATGGCGAGAAGGCGAACAAAAGGAGGAATTCGTTATTTTTTCTCCTCATGGCTGGAGCGATTTCTGTCCGCTACGGGAGGCCGCATTATGCCAGATCCCCTGA
- a CDS encoding prepilin-type N-terminal cleavage/methylation domain-containing protein, which produces MPDPLSRQRGFSLPEVILAMVLMVMVVTALSGYQRALMNSFFIRGQYLQLWRQGWQQTQLHSFSPPVNWQVNRMQTTQAGCVSISVTLSSPQGRQGKMTRLHCLNR; this is translated from the coding sequence ATGCCAGATCCCCTGAGCCGACAGCGTGGGTTTAGCTTGCCGGAAGTGATACTGGCAATGGTCCTCATGGTGATGGTGGTGACGGCGCTTTCCGGGTATCAGCGCGCGTTGATGAACAGTTTTTTCATCAGAGGTCAGTATCTTCAGCTCTGGCGGCAGGGCTGGCAGCAGACGCAACTGCATTCGTTTTCGCCACCTGTTAACTGGCAGGTTAACCGGATGCAGACAACGCAGGCGGGATGTGTCAGCATCAGCGTTACGCTATCTTCACCTCAGGGCAGGCAGGGGAAAATGACGCGCCTGCACTGCCTAAACCGTTAG
- the recC gene encoding exodeoxyribonuclease V subunit gamma, giving the protein MLRVYHSNRLDVLEALMEFIVERERLDDPFEPEMILVQSTGMAQWLQMTLSQKFGIAANIEFPLPASFIWDMFVRVLPEIPKESAFNKQSMSWKLMTLLPQLLDHDDFALLRHYLTDDTDKRKLFQLSSRAADLFDQYLVYRPEWLTQWEAGRTVEGLGEAQCWQAPLWKALVEYTDTLGQPRWHRANLYQRFIQTLENTDTCPPGLPSRVFICGISALPPVYLQALQALGKHIDIHLLFTNPCRYYWGDIKDPAYLAKLLARQRRHSFEDRHLPLFRDNSNAESLFNGDGEQDVGNPMLASWGKLGRDYIYLLSELENSQELDAFVDVTPDNLLHNIQADILELENRAVAGVSLEEYSRSDNKRRLDLDDTSVTFHVCHSPQREVEILHDRLLAMLEADPTLTPRDIIVMVADIDSYSPFIQAVFGSAPAERYLPYAISDRRARQSHPVLQAFISLLSLPDSRFISEDVLALLDVPVLAARFNINEEGLRYLRLWVNESGIRWGIDDDNVRELELPATGQHTWQFGLTRMLLGYAMESAQGEWQSVLPYDESSGLIAELVGHLASLLMQLNLWRRSLAQERPLEEWLPVCREMLNDFFLPDTETEAAMTLIEQQWQAMIAEGLKAEYDDAVPLSLLRDELAQRLDQERISQRFLAGPVNICTLMPMRSIPFKVVCLLGMNDGVYPRQLAPLGFDLMNQKPMRGDRSRRDDDRYLFLEALISAQQSLYISYIGRSIQDNSERFPSVLVQELLDYIGQSHYLPGDEALTSDESEKRVKAHIARLHTRMPFDAQNFLPGEQQSYASEWLPAASRCGEAHSDFVQPLAFDMPEMLSLETLQRFWAHPVRAFFQQRLQVNFRSEESEIPDTEPFTLEGLTRYQLNQQLLNALVEQEDAERLFRRFRAAGDLPYGAYGEILWEVQHQEMQTLADRIVACRQPSQSLEVDLHCNGVQLTGWLPQVQEDGLLRWRPSLISISQGVQLWLEHLVYCACGGKGESRLFLRKDGEWRFPPLEKEQALGYLAQLIDGYREGMSAPLLVLPESGGAWIKTCYDAANDAMLDDDDTRQKARVKFMQAYEGNMVVRGEGEDIWYQRLWRQLDSETLEAIILQSQRYLLPLFRFNQS; this is encoded by the coding sequence ATGTTAAGGGTCTACCACTCAAACCGTCTGGATGTGCTGGAAGCATTGATGGAGTTCATCGTCGAGCGCGAACGGCTGGACGATCCCTTTGAGCCAGAAATGATTCTGGTGCAGAGTACCGGGATGGCGCAGTGGTTACAGATGACCCTTTCGCAGAAATTTGGTATTGCCGCCAACATAGAATTCCCACTCCCGGCAAGCTTTATCTGGGATATGTTCGTCCGCGTACTGCCGGAGATCCCCAAAGAGAGCGCCTTCAACAAACAAAGCATGAGCTGGAAGTTGATGACGCTGCTCCCGCAACTGCTGGATCATGACGACTTTGCGCTTTTACGCCACTATCTGACGGACGATACCGACAAGCGTAAGCTGTTTCAGCTGTCGTCGCGCGCGGCGGATCTTTTCGATCAGTACCTGGTGTATCGACCGGAATGGCTAACGCAGTGGGAAGCGGGGCGAACGGTCGAGGGGTTAGGCGAGGCGCAATGCTGGCAGGCGCCGCTGTGGAAAGCGTTGGTGGAGTACACCGATACGCTGGGTCAGCCGCGCTGGCATCGTGCTAATCTCTATCAACGGTTTATCCAGACTCTCGAAAATACCGATACCTGCCCGCCAGGCCTCCCTTCCCGTGTGTTTATCTGCGGGATCTCCGCGTTGCCGCCCGTGTACCTACAGGCATTGCAGGCGCTCGGCAAACATATCGACATTCATCTGCTCTTCACCAATCCCTGCCGCTACTACTGGGGCGATATAAAAGACCCGGCGTATCTGGCAAAGCTGCTGGCGCGTCAGCGGCGACATAGTTTTGAAGACCGCCATTTACCCCTGTTCCGTGACAATTCGAATGCCGAAAGTTTGTTTAACGGCGATGGTGAACAGGATGTCGGTAACCCGATGCTGGCCTCGTGGGGGAAACTGGGACGTGACTATATTTATCTGCTCTCAGAACTGGAAAACAGCCAGGAGCTTGATGCGTTTGTCGATGTGACCCCGGATAACCTGCTGCATAACATTCAGGCCGATATCCTTGAGCTGGAAAACCGCGCAGTGGCGGGGGTGAGCCTGGAAGAGTATTCGCGCAGCGATAATAAGCGACGCCTTGACCTGGATGACACCAGCGTCACCTTTCACGTCTGTCATAGCCCACAGCGTGAAGTTGAAATCCTCCACGATCGTCTGCTGGCGATGCTGGAAGCGGACCCAACGCTCACCCCGCGCGACATCATCGTGATGGTGGCGGATATCGACAGTTATAGCCCGTTTATTCAGGCGGTCTTTGGCAGCGCCCCTGCAGAGCGTTATCTGCCTTATGCCATTTCCGACCGCCGGGCGCGTCAGTCGCATCCGGTATTGCAGGCGTTCATCAGCCTGCTGTCACTGCCTGACAGTCGCTTTATTTCTGAGGATGTGCTGGCGCTGCTGGATGTCCCGGTGCTGGCGGCGCGCTTCAATATCAACGAAGAAGGGCTGCGCTATTTGCGACTGTGGGTCAATGAGTCGGGCATTCGCTGGGGAATTGATGATGACAACGTGCGGGAGCTGGAACTTCCGGCAACGGGACAGCATACGTGGCAATTTGGCCTCACGCGTATGCTTTTGGGCTATGCCATGGAAAGTGCGCAGGGCGAGTGGCAGTCCGTTCTGCCTTATGATGAGTCCAGCGGGCTGATAGCCGAGCTGGTGGGGCATCTGGCGTCATTACTGATGCAGCTTAATCTCTGGCGTCGTAGTCTGGCACAGGAGCGTCCGCTGGAAGAGTGGCTGCCGGTGTGTCGTGAGATGCTCAACGACTTCTTCCTGCCGGACACTGAAACCGAGGCGGCCATGACGCTTATCGAGCAACAGTGGCAGGCGATGATCGCCGAAGGATTGAAGGCTGAATATGACGACGCGGTCCCCCTGTCACTGCTGCGCGATGAGCTGGCGCAGCGGTTGGATCAGGAGCGGATCAGCCAGCGTTTTTTAGCCGGGCCGGTGAACATCTGTACTCTGATGCCGATGCGTTCTATTCCCTTCAAAGTCGTCTGCCTGCTGGGAATGAACGACGGTGTCTATCCGCGCCAGCTTGCGCCGCTCGGCTTTGATCTCATGAACCAGAAACCGATGCGTGGGGATCGCAGTCGTCGTGATGACGACCGTTATCTGTTCCTTGAGGCCTTAATTTCTGCCCAGCAGTCGCTTTACATCAGCTACATCGGGCGCTCGATCCAGGATAACAGCGAACGCTTCCCTTCCGTGCTGGTTCAGGAACTGCTCGATTACATCGGACAAAGCCACTATTTGCCGGGTGACGAAGCATTGACCAGCGATGAGAGCGAGAAACGGGTCAAAGCGCATATCGCCCGACTGCATACCCGCATGCCGTTCGATGCGCAAAATTTCCTGCCCGGCGAGCAGCAGAGCTACGCCAGCGAGTGGTTGCCCGCGGCAAGCCGTTGCGGAGAGGCCCATAGCGATTTTGTGCAGCCGTTGGCCTTTGACATGCCAGAGATGCTGAGTCTGGAAACGCTGCAACGTTTCTGGGCGCATCCAGTACGGGCGTTTTTTCAGCAGCGCTTGCAGGTCAATTTCCGCTCCGAAGAGAGTGAAATCCCGGATACCGAACCATTTACCCTGGAAGGACTAACCCGTTATCAGCTCAACCAGCAGTTACTGAATGCACTGGTCGAACAGGAGGATGCCGAACGTCTGTTCCGTCGCTTCCGCGCGGCGGGGGATCTGCCGTATGGGGCTTATGGCGAGATCCTCTGGGAAGTTCAGCATCAGGAAATGCAGACGCTGGCGGACAGGATCGTGGCCTGCCGTCAGCCGAGCCAAAGTCTGGAGGTCGATCTGCACTGTAACGGCGTACAGTTGACCGGGTGGCTACCGCAGGTGCAGGAAGATGGGCTGCTGCGCTGGCGGCCTTCGTTAATCAGCATTTCACAAGGCGTGCAACTTTGGCTCGAACACCTTGTCTATTGTGCCTGCGGGGGAAAAGGTGAAAGCCGGCTGTTTTTGCGAAAAGACGGAGAGTGGCGTTTCCCACCGCTGGAAAAAGAGCAGGCATTGGGTTACCTGGCGCAACTGATTGACGGATATCGCGAAGGAATGTCCGCACCGCTGCTGGTGCTTCCGGAAAGCGGCGGCGCGTGGATAAAAACCTGTTATGACGCGGCAAATGATGCCATGTTAGATGACGATGATACGCGACAAAAAGCCCGCGTGAAGTTTATGCAGGCTTACGAAGGCAACATGGTCGTGCGTGGCGAAGGCGAGGATATCTGGTATCAGCGCCTGTGGCGGCAACTGGACTCCGAGACCCTGGAGGCCATTATTTTGCAGTCACAACGTTACCTGCTTCCGCTTTTCAGATTTAATCAGTCGTGA